The Anopheles gambiae chromosome 2, idAnoGambNW_F1_1, whole genome shotgun sequence genomic sequence acacacacatatacttaTCTGTTGCAAGATATACTTATACATGTAATGCGTAGATATTCGGCCAAACCCCCGGCTGCAAAAGAAGCATAAGGCACACGAGTATGATTTAGCCAGTGTTAGGAAGGCCATTCGCGAACAAAGCTATAAACCCCATTTCAAAGTCATTACTATTGCCGAATATCGCCACATTTGGGGTAATGGGGACGCCCACGATAAGCACACgacgatgctgatgatgatggtctaCACAGCCGCAGACACACGGGGAACAACGATCTTTTGCGTGAGGTTGCGCTAATTGCGTGtggtaataattataataataataatcactTATTCGGTTTGTTACATTTGCAAAAGAAGAATTTATATAGTTTAATCCTGTCACTCGTGTCCAGATGATGACCCCAAATACGCCAGCCAATGGCACAATTTACCCTACTCCATCATGTTTCCATTTACATCCGGACCGAAGACAAAAAAGCACTGGCGAGGAAGAGGAAACGGTAACGGAAATGAAAAGTTCAAtgtttgcatgtgtgtatgaatCGAACTCCTATAGTTTACAATGTGCacgctatctctctctccataCGGGTGTGTTTGCAATGTTTCGATGACCAATATATGAAGCCATAGTTTTATTCGGTtaacaaatatgcattcaGGCTATAGTTTACAGCAGAAAAGGGAGTTTCAATGGTGAAATTGGGTGCTTAAAGTGCTACTGAAAGGCATGAAAATCTATGATGAAAATGGCAGTTAGAAAAGGCTCTAATGAACTGAACCAACTTTTGGTTCGCATAGAGCAGGTGGTGTAGTTCCATGTCACGCGCTTCAAGTGGTAGTTACGggctttttttgtaatgtgttTTTCCGCTACTTGATTCAGAAACAATGTGATAACTCGATCTTTAAGAAGATCATCCCTTTTTGGTTGCTATTATTTGCTAATTTACAAGACAAaagtatgtgtttttgtattgctttaaATAACCCGCCCCtacttttgcattttattaaACTTCTTGAGTAACTTAAAAcatgtttctatttttgttgcaaaaggAATGGTGATACTTGCTAGCTCTTAGAATATTAATTCCACTCCTTCGACATTGCTGCCAATTTGCTGTGTTTAATGTGCTAAAGTATGCGTTTGGTTTGCTACAATTAATCTCACGAAATGAATCCATAACCACAGTCCATCAGCAAGTACCCGCGTTAGTAGCGAAACGGTGGTACGGTTAAACAAGTTAGTTTTGCATATTGATGCTAGGCTTGATGATGCTCTGTTCGATTCTATCCCGTGAAAACTCTGCCGTCCCAAGACTACCAATGATAATTTTAGTGCATATTACTATTTTACCCATAAACACATCGCTAGTTTGCTTTAGTTACTACTTATGCTGCGATAACTTCCTCGCTCTATTGGCAGCTTATGGGGCGACAACCATATATTACGTAACGCTGGTATCGCTATCAATTGAATGATTCTGCTAATTACGTACTAGTTCTGGAAACTGCTGAGAAAActaatttattttcgtttgaaATTACATTTAAATGGTATTAGTTAATAATTCTTTCAATCAAATCATCTATATTTTCTTATCATAAATGCAATGTTCATACAGATTAGACATGTCGCTGAGACCTTCCATGCAATAGCGTTACGTAATCAATGGATGCCTCCTtctgcatacattttattctTCTAATTTGAAACATCAAGATTCAGGCTACGATTAGGTATGTCAAGATCTACATTTTTGACCACCAACCATTCTGGCAATTTGTTTTggtaatgtaataaaatactTTGCTAAGTTTTCTGCACTGATCTTGCGATCGTCAAAGTGCGATTAATGGCGTTGTTGAGCTAAgtgattgatttgtttgtctAGTTTTACGATCGGcttaaaatgtttgtttttttttctaatatgTTTCTGAAACTTACAACATTCCCTCCAAACTTTACACCATTACATCGGTTTATTCGTATAAGTTTGAGTTTTAGTACTTAAAAATGTTGCCGCTGTGCTACGGTGACGAgtgatttgttttatatttatattaattcTGCATACCCTTGGCTTtgcgtgcaaaacaaaactaatgtAGCAAGCAGTAGAAAACCGCAAAGGATCTGCGCGCTCCTTAATAGAAAACAAGGTAACAACTAACTATGAACAATAATAACTCACGCCAGATTGCAAAAGCGAGTGCAACTGCTGCAGAACCACTTAAGCAAGCCTAGTCATGTGTACAAAGTTTTCTCGTCAAATgcttgcaaaaacaaacagaaaacagcTACCAAAATTAAAAGCACATCTTTCGTACGCTGCGTATGATAATATTATAGATACCAGAGATCAGTGCACTAGGTGATAGCGGAAAGGAATAGACAGCACGAACTCtataacaaaatataaataacacaTCCTGTATTTAGCTGCGCGTTTgagtgtgagtatgtgtgcgtgtgtgttggctATACCAAAACTATTGGTTTGCAGCAGAGATCAGTTTGAAATGGTATGTAGAAGAGAAGATgtaaaagagaaacaaaccAATGCACTGCTAAATGGTTGGACAAATAGACGGGAAGGAGAAAGGCTTCTTGATGCATGGATTTGTTGTGTAAAATGTAAGGGCAGTCCATCTGATTCGATCACGTGAATTGGATCGCGAAGAATCAAACACTAGAAGCGACCGAGAGAGGTGAACTTAAAACAATAAACGTTCTACAGCAGCTTTTGGAAACTAGCAACTGAAAATAACATCCGACCATCGGCACAATTATTAGTGAAGCTCGTGATAAAATATTGAGAACAATAGTGGTTTTGGAGTGTGATCCAATTTGCTGCGTTACTGTTTTATTACGTCATCTAGTCGATTCCGGTTTGCGTTGTCCTTTTAGTAGGTCTGGTTCATTTTCATCTCTTCGGTGTGGAAGATGAACACGTCCTTGAAGTACATGTTCTTGGTGTAGAAGTAGTTGAAGTTGATGACGCGATCGAACGGATAGCCGAACGGCAGGCTGTCGTAGAAGCGCATTCCCGACTCGACGCCGCAAGTGAAGGTCTTGTCGTACTGGTAGCCCTGCTCGTAGGTCTTGGCCGTGTACGGCGTGATGATGAAGTAGAACTGCATCGGCATACCGCTGGTCCAGCCCTTCGGCAAGATCAGACGATCCGGGAATCCACAGTGGGCCTCCGACATGTCCAGGGCGAACTTCTCCTGTCCGTTGTATCCGAGCATGATCTTCTTGTACAGGTCGGTGTACATGGTACGATCCTTGACGCTCCAGTAGAAGTCGCGCGAGTTACGCACGAAGGTGTTCTTGCCGGCGGTGAAGTCGACCAGATACTGGTCAATCTCGAAGAAGTACTTCTTGTAGAACTGCAAGTCGAAGAAGCGATCGAACTTGGGTCCGACAAACGCGCGAATGATGGCCTTGCCGGTATAGTCCGACATGACGTTCATCGTGTAGCTGAACGGCTTGTGGTTGAGGCGACGCTGGCGTGCGAACACGGCATAGTCGAAGTACTTGTCAGCCGACTGCATGGGCAGAACGTTCGAGACATCCGAGTCGAAGTAGTCGAAGTAGGTCATCAGCTTGTCGAAGGTGACATCCTTGATGACGACACCGTTGAAGTTGAGCTCCTCGTAAGTGTAGCTTGGCAGGAAACGCTTGAAGTAGTAGTACAGATCCATGAAGCGCTCGTACAGCTGGTAGAAGACCGGGTCGCGCAGGCTCGTCTCGAACTGCATCAGTGCCGACGGCCAGACCTTGTAGGCATTGAAGTCGTTTCCGGAGAGCAGCAATCGAGAGAACACCTCGATGTAGCCGACGTAGTTGGCATCCACACTGTCAACGTTGGAGTTGAGCAGGTTTCCGAAGAACTCGACCGACTCCGGCAGACGGAGGTTGATGCGGGTGCCGTCTTCCTTGACGAAGAATCCATCCTCAATGATCTTGCGGATCTTCGCCTCCCAGGCGTTGATCCAGTCCAGCTTGAAGTACGACTCGTCCGAGATCATGTAGTTGTAGTCACGGCTCTTGAACGGCACTCCGTTCCAGTAGCTGAGCAGCGAGAAGTATCCAGTCTTGAGCGGGAAGCGCCAGACCAGCGGCTTGACCGTACCCATGTAGTTGGACATACGCTCCAGGTTGTAGCGGGCGAGCAGCATCTGGTGCATGTACCAGTACAGCTCTCCACGACGGTCCTTGATCAGTCCGAACTTGTCACCACCCAGGAGGAACGAATAGTCCATCatgaagtagtagtagtatgcGTTCAGGCCAATATCCTCGGTGTAGTAGTTGAGGTACTCCTCGGTGTAGAAGTTGTTGTAGTAGTCCATCGGGTAGGTAGCGGTGTAGTTAGCGTACACGACGTTGTACTTGCCGTTGCCATAGAAACCGAACTTGGGATCGTACAGCTTCTTGTAGTTGATGGTGCGGATCACATCGGTGTTGAAGAAGTAGTACGGGTAGATCTCGTAGATGGCTGGCAGAACGATGCCCTGCAGGTCCGGTCGGTGCATCACGGTCAGGTGCAGCACGTAGATGAACATGCCCTCGTTGATGTTGTCACGGGCCCAAATCATGTTCTTGTAGTACGTGTCCCAGTCGGCGCTGTTGTACAGGAAGGTGAACACAGCGTAGGTCTGGCGCAGGTACTGCTCGTTGTAGATGGAGAAAAGCTCGCCCTTCTCTAGGAAGGCACCAGTCTTGTAATAGTCAAAGAACTCGGCCACTTGAGCAAAGTCCTGAAAGAAATCCGAAGTAGACAAGACATCAGATATAAGAGTCATAGTGTCGTAGACAGCAACGTTCGAGGGCATTTAATACTTACGTTGTACTTGGTCTCATCAGACACCCAGGTCTTGGTGTACGGGATGTATTCGTCATACTTGAGCGGCAGGTGAATGTTGCGGAGCACTTCGAAGAAGAACTTCTGCTTGAACAAGAACTCCTTGTCGGCTGTTCGGAAAagaggagaagaaaacaagTTGCTTGAAATCTCCTGTGGCTTGTGCTTTGGTAGAGAGTAGACTTACCATATTTCGCTTCGAACTTGGTGCTTGGAACGTAAGATCCGCTGGCAAGAACTGCCAGGGAGATCGCCACCGCCAGGATGAGGAGCTTCATCGTGTCGAGTTTCTGTTCGACTACAGCCACGAGACTGACTTTTTGGGTGCTCGAACCGTAGCTTATATACTTCTCATGCATCTCGCCACAATGACTTTTCTGACCGGATGTCTCATTTCATTATCATCTTTCTGCACCGGACCATGCAGCACAGGTGATCGAGTACGTATTCATTGCAAACGCTATTGCAGAGATTACTGTGGGATCGCAGGGTATCAAGCATTATCGCTAAGACATTCTAGtgctatgtttatttttttgccagTACATGATAAAGACGTATCAATTTGGGTTCAATGATTGGTAGAATGCAGtggcagagaaaaaaaacccagattGTATTGTTTCCAGGCATATTTTAGAATCAAAAATGCAGTCAAACATTCTAGACGATTCAACGATCTTTAATGAATGTCAAATGTTGAGATCAGCTGTGCTCGTTCTATTGCCTTCAAGTGACCTTTTTCTATCAAGCAGCATTTACAATAGTTAACTTTGGGTGAAGAAAAATGGGGATGATGGCAGATACAATTTCATTACTCCCACATCTAGAAATTGCCTAATTATCAGTATCTCGAATAAAACAAAGCGATTGAAGAGATGATcggattttttattatttgccatAATTCCAATCcgttttttaacgattttgtGGTTTATGTACTTTCGTGGTATTCTATTTTCATTGAGAGCAAATTTTCTAACACAAATTTGAAAGGGATGGATTGACGATGACTTACACGTCTATATAAACTAATTATTATAAGATAATTATGAtaagtttaattaaatgattCAGTAAGGAAgttaagccggtctcgtagtacagtcgtcaactcgtacgacttaacaacatgcccgtcgtaggttcaatccccaaatagaccgcgccgccatatgtaggactgactatcctgctatggggggggggggggggaatcaattagtctctgaaagccaagcccacaagtgggtacaggcaggccttgaccgacatcggttgttgagccaaaagaagaagaaggaagttAAGCGTTAATCAACACAAACAGAGTAATGACTTTGATCGTACGAGATGCATTCCTAGGATGCAAGTTTTGGAATGTTCCAATAAGTTGGAATTTatatgaataatttaaatattcttaGATTACTAATTTATAGAACAgtgtattaaaataaattctttatttttaactGGTCCAAAAATTGTCTCTTCATAGTCTGGTCTGCCTTGATCATAAATGGAATTGGCTATTTTCCTCTTGTGATTACGATTTAACCTAAGTAGCCAGTTGTGCAGCTCTTCTTCGATTAACGGCATAACGACCTTCGCGAttcatgccggcctatacaacCTTCCGAGACTTTTTACGGGGACGGTCCATATGAGGGTTGAACCGACGACGCGCATGTTGTTAAGTGATACGAGTCATAGTCAATAGTCAAGTCCATGTTATGCGGTTACTatataaaataatcaatttaaaCAACAAATATGATTTGACCTCATAAACGTATGTTTCGTATGCGGTAGTCTCTTCCAAATTATCTCCAAATAGCAACATACTGTTATTTGTCGACATAACTTATATATTTAAGTAGATTAGAAGAGACGAATGAAACCAGTAGGCTCAAAGTTTCTATGAAAAATCcatcaaaacattaaaaacaattttcattGAAGCATGCAAAGTGAATGACATAGAATTAAGGAGAAATGAAACGTCCGGGCACTGCTCGGGTAAAGCAAAAAGGGCCCTAGCTTGATATATTTTTCCTCTCACCACCCACACCATCGATGTTCTCTTAGACCGCTACAAATGCTCTTAGATcgcttttttaaaaaatcgttaaaaaatatttttctgttaaACCTTTCTAGcaaatgttatttatatttttaaacgatttttaaatgcgttagTTAGCACAAAACTCTgtttttcgaagtgtctttatagttatggtacgaccataattttttttaaataagccGTGTAAAcgtttttaacaattttaaaaaatatacaaagatgtgaaatcgtattctgcacaactcatacactcactgtttttatctatctcttaCCACGaggctacatgaggtgaaatatacagcgaaatgaactatttgacaggcggaatatctgacggataaagcatcacagcttccagctgatgtgcaatgtacACAAATTACATGCACAAAATCgtatttaaatccattaaataacttcaatatcgAGTAATTCGTCAATTTTGAGTTAacagttcataatttcttccaattagggaatgttctgcttaagaagatattatttttaatagaattttgaaagcggatgttgtgtcTCCCCCATCCCTTTAGCTGAacctgtcagatatttcacctgtcaaatggttcatttcgctgtatatttcacctcatgtatcCGCGCGGTTAcggattttccgcaaatcgcgaaaaacgactgtccatatagttgtggtaggcgctgtatatggaaacatgattttttttttctagttttGATTGCGATAATTCCACTTATTATACTATACAGTATACTACAGTATACTATACACAATGATCAACAACTGTGCAAACAAACATATCAATACTTGTTCGAATAGCAATAACCAACCGACGTGATATGCTCCCCGTTCATCAACATGGTTAATCAACCATTTCTAACTTTTTTCCATATATATAGGAGGTCAGAGCATCAGATGAAGGACTAATTCTGCCGAGCTCTGTTAGCTGATTTTGTCAGCCTTGGTAGATtaattgaaaaggaaaaaaatgctcATAAAAGCTTTAGCATCCAGCATGACGATGGATATTGTTGGATAGCGCCTGGATATCTCAGTACGGATGTTACTATCCAAAAGAATCAACATAATTTACTTCACAAAAAGGAGTTGATCCAAGTTCGTATCTTGAAGAAACTAGAAAATTCTTCAGAAAAATCATCAAGCCGAGTCTAAAGCTAATATCCAAAATTCCTTAAACTACACACAAGCCCAACACGTTCAATCTAGAAATACTTTCCAAAATATCCTCACAATTATCGTTAGTTCATTATGTCTCCAGGTCAATTTGTCTTTGGGTTTCTTACAAGACCTAGAGAAGCTTAACTATTGAACCCGCGTTAGGAGTTGGTGGAGTGTGAAATTGAATGATTGAtgattaattgattgattgattaattgattgattgaggGCTAACAAGTAATGCTGAAACACTTGTTTCTTGCGATCGAGAGCTACTGCGTGAAGTGTAAACAGAAAGTTTCAAACACGGACGGAAATAACGGCACACCAATGTTATGTGAGTTTTACCCAATTTGCTGTGTTGCTATTTTATTAACTAGAAGATTCCGGTATGCGTAGTCCTTTTAGTAGGTCTGGTTCATTTTCATCTCATCATTGTGGAAGATGAACACATCCTTGAAGTACATGTTCTTGGTGTAGAAGTAGTTGAAGTTGATGACGCGATCGAACGGATATCCGAACGGCAGGCTGTCGTAGAAGCGCATTCCCGACTCGACGCCGCAAGTGAAGGTCTTGTCGTACTGGTAGCCCTGCTCGTAGGTCTTGGCCGTGTACGGCGTGATGATGAAGTAGAACTGCATCGGCATACCGCTGGTCCAGCCCTTCGGCAAGATCAGACGATCCGGGAATCCACAGTGGGCCTCCGACATGTCCAGGGCGAACTTCTCCTGTCCGTTGTATCCGAGCATGATCTTCTTGTACAGGTCGGTGTACATGGTACGATCCTTGACGCTCCAGTAGAAGTCGCGCGAGTTACGCACGAAGGTGTTCTTGCCGGCGGTGAAGTCGACCAGATACTGGTCAATCTCGAAGAAGTACTTCTTGTAGAACTGCAGATCGAAGAAGCGATCGAACTTGGGTCCGACGAACGCGCGAATGATGGCCTTGCCGGTATAGTCCGACATGACGTTCATCGTGTAGCTGAACGGCTTGTGGTTGAGGCGACGCTGGCGCGCGAACACGGCATAGTCGAAGTACTTGTCAGCCGACTGCATGGGCAGAACATTGGAGACATCCGAGTCGAAGTAGTCGAAGTAGGTCATCAGCTTGTCGAAGGTGACATCCTTGATGACGACACCGTTGAAGTTGAGCTCCTCGTAAGTGTAGCTTGGCAGGAAACGCTTGAAGTAGTAGTACAGATCCATGAAGCGCTCGTACAGCTGGTAGAAGACCGGGTCGCGCAGGCTCGTCTCGAACTGCATCAGTGCCGACGGCCACACCTTGTAGGCGTTGAAGTCGTTTCCGGAGAGCAGCAGGCGAGAGAACACCTCGATGTAGCCGACGTAGTTGGCATCCACACTGTCAACGTTGGAGTTGAGCAGGTTTCCGAAGAACTCGACCGACTCCGGCAGACGGAGGTTGATGCGGGTGCCGTCTTCCTTGACGAAGAATCCATCCTCAATGATCTTGCGGATCTTCGCCTCCCAGGCGTTGATCCAGTCCAGCTTGTAGTACGACTCGTCCGAGATCATGTAGTTGTAGTCACGGCTCTTGAACGGCACTCCGTTCCAGTAGCTGAGCAGCGAGAAGTATCCAGTCTTGAGCGGGAAGCGCCAGACCAGCGGCTTGACCGTACCCATGTAGTTG encodes the following:
- the LOC4576649 gene encoding hexamerin-1.1; this translates as MKLLILAVAISLAVLASGSYVPSTKFEAKYADKEFLFKQKFFFEVLRNIHLPLKYDEYIPYTKTWVSDETKYNDFAQVAEFFDYYKTGAFLEKGELFSIYNEQYLRQTYAVFTFLYNSADWDTYYKNMIWARDNINEGMFIYVLHLTVMHRPDLQGIVLPAIYEIYPYYFFNTDVIRTINYKKLYDPKFGFYGNGKYNVVYANYTATYPMDYYNNFYTEEYLNYYTEDIGLNAYYYYFMMDYSFLLGGDKFGLIKDRRGELYWYMHQMLLARYNLERMSNYMGTVKPLVWRFPLKTGYFSLLSYWNGVPFKSRDYNYMISDESYFKLDWINAWEAKIRKIIEDGFFVKEDGTRINLRLPESVEFFGNLLNSNVDSVDANYVGYIEVFSRLLLSGNDFNAYKVWPSALMQFETSLRDPVFYQLYERFMDLYYYFKRFLPSYTYEELNFNGVVIKDVTFDKLMTYFDYFDSDVSNVLPMQSADKYFDYAVFARQRRLNHKPFSYTMNVMSDYTGKAIIRAFVGPKFDRFFDLQFYKKYFFEIDQYLVDFTAGKNTFVRNSRDFYWSVKDRTMYTDLYKKIMLGYNGQEKFALDMSEAHCGFPDRLILPKGWTSGMPMQFYFIITPYTAKTYEQGYQYDKTFTCGVESGMRFYDSLPFGYPFDRVINFNYFYTKNMYFKDVFIFHTEEMKMNQTY